The following coding sequences lie in one Thalassoglobus polymorphus genomic window:
- the csb2 gene encoding type I-G CRISPR-associated protein Csb2: MSNFIISVTFLNGTFHGRCDGSSAEWPPSPMRLFQALVAVAGAKWRTDFPERVQAAFDWLACQSAPDIYAPNFRLGTPYQTSVPNNAMDIVGRAWSKGSTSKDAQVATHKAMKEIASTYLLGDDEQHWQTSDESSWKVSYVWKIDSVEKVKDHINVIKELASSLYEVGWGLDLVAGHASLEADSPSQANCWSPSNTAGTALRTPRPHAREALQQRHSRFLNRISGTTLIPVPPLSPLAYEVVQYRCTDDPATPTFAAFSFIETSGAKMCSFNLLSGMQVAGMLRHAASTVATNAGWPDETVNRLICGHGEPKEADKHEPVGRERFAYIPLPSLERRKTPDFNYVGMIRRALVYIPSGGRDVEVHSMRRLLSGMELIRKQDKKVEALITALPASDRMVGHYVPPKGASTWSTVTPVILPGRDDRKEKKTEKLLRKCIVQAGFPEHLANNALLDWRRVGYRPGTEHVKSYQGKVPKHLKKFPLYHVKITWRQANGRPLDVHGPIVLGGGRYYGIGLFAAEDLKK; encoded by the coding sequence ATGAGTAATTTCATCATTTCGGTAACGTTTCTTAACGGAACGTTTCACGGTCGCTGCGACGGCAGTTCCGCGGAGTGGCCACCCTCACCGATGCGACTGTTTCAGGCACTTGTTGCGGTCGCAGGGGCCAAGTGGCGAACAGACTTTCCCGAACGAGTGCAAGCTGCCTTCGACTGGCTCGCCTGTCAGTCTGCTCCTGATATTTACGCGCCGAATTTTCGTCTCGGCACACCGTATCAAACGTCCGTTCCCAACAACGCGATGGATATTGTCGGTCGTGCCTGGAGCAAAGGAAGCACCAGCAAAGATGCTCAAGTCGCAACCCATAAAGCGATGAAAGAGATCGCTTCAACCTATCTCCTCGGAGACGATGAGCAACATTGGCAAACTTCTGATGAGTCGAGTTGGAAAGTCTCTTATGTCTGGAAAATCGACTCTGTAGAAAAAGTGAAAGACCACATAAACGTCATCAAAGAGTTGGCGTCGTCACTGTATGAAGTTGGTTGGGGACTTGACCTCGTCGCAGGACATGCGAGTTTAGAAGCCGATTCTCCGTCGCAAGCCAACTGTTGGTCTCCCTCGAATACTGCTGGGACCGCTCTCCGCACGCCTCGCCCTCACGCTCGAGAAGCCTTACAGCAACGGCATTCCCGCTTCCTGAATCGCATCTCAGGAACGACGTTGATTCCGGTACCCCCACTCTCGCCACTCGCGTACGAGGTCGTTCAATATCGCTGTACAGACGATCCAGCGACACCAACATTTGCAGCTTTCAGTTTCATCGAAACCTCAGGAGCCAAAATGTGCAGCTTCAATTTGCTCTCCGGGATGCAGGTTGCTGGCATGCTGCGCCACGCTGCTTCCACAGTCGCAACCAACGCTGGCTGGCCCGACGAAACAGTCAATCGACTCATCTGCGGTCACGGAGAACCGAAAGAGGCCGACAAGCATGAACCGGTCGGACGAGAACGTTTTGCCTACATTCCGCTACCCAGCCTGGAACGGCGAAAAACACCCGACTTCAATTATGTTGGCATGATCCGAAGAGCGTTAGTCTACATTCCATCCGGAGGGCGAGATGTGGAGGTACACTCAATGAGACGCTTACTCTCCGGAATGGAACTTATTAGGAAGCAAGACAAAAAAGTCGAAGCTCTGATTACCGCATTACCAGCGAGTGACAGGATGGTCGGTCACTATGTTCCGCCAAAAGGTGCCAGCACGTGGTCGACTGTCACACCTGTCATTCTTCCCGGACGTGACGACCGCAAAGAGAAAAAAACCGAAAAACTGCTGCGTAAGTGCATCGTCCAGGCAGGATTTCCCGAGCACCTCGCCAACAATGCACTTCTGGATTGGAGGCGCGTTGGCTACCGGCCAGGCACAGAGCATGTGAAGAGTTATCAAGGCAAAGTTCCAAAGCATCTTAAAAAATTCCCGCTCTATCATGTAAAGATAACCTGGAGGCAAGCAAACGGACGCCCACTTGATGTACATGGACCAATTGTTTTGGGGGGCGGACGTTATTACGGAATTGGACTATTTGCCGCAGAAGATCTTAAGAAATAA
- the cas7g gene encoding type I-G CRISPR-associated RAMP protein Csb1/Cas7g — MSKLDAYDNYLADNGPAALVIREPLMSVEGTDGVIFPATYAAAENSRVFAGGYNIDTFDDGSNICLIDSVGSQANRIEPIFDDRECDGRYEELVPQLRVQAGEKEVSILEAGHRAGDALVRCSELATELNAAFQAVLKGDCLPLAKSAPTSLVFGVWDSRDTQAKLPRLLTSTIRAFDVRKLTRSAQFTPATTYIDDGLLEDTKDKKLRDAYSERGFIHVPASGSHGGIIADGGVRRDATLSLSALRQTCRTTDPEERKKLQRYILGLALVAFTYPTTGYLRQGCNLVLNPDQTREFKEVHGNGERKDAQITHEQALEFAQAAAKDFGIGESKTVPFDKKLAKADLKKKEK; from the coding sequence ATGTCTAAACTTGACGCTTACGACAATTACCTCGCTGACAATGGCCCCGCAGCACTTGTGATTCGCGAACCGCTGATGTCAGTGGAAGGGACCGACGGCGTAATCTTCCCAGCGACCTATGCCGCTGCAGAGAACAGTCGCGTTTTTGCTGGCGGTTACAACATCGATACTTTCGATGATGGAAGTAATATCTGCCTCATCGATAGTGTTGGATCGCAAGCCAATCGTATCGAACCAATCTTTGACGACCGTGAATGCGATGGCCGCTACGAAGAATTGGTCCCACAACTTCGGGTGCAGGCCGGTGAGAAAGAGGTCAGTATTCTCGAAGCAGGTCACCGCGCCGGAGACGCATTGGTGCGTTGCTCTGAGCTTGCAACAGAGTTGAACGCAGCCTTTCAAGCAGTGCTGAAAGGAGACTGTTTACCTCTTGCGAAATCAGCGCCGACATCATTGGTCTTCGGCGTCTGGGACTCGCGAGATACTCAAGCCAAGCTGCCACGTTTGCTGACCTCCACCATTCGCGCCTTCGATGTGCGAAAGCTCACCCGCTCAGCTCAATTCACGCCAGCAACGACTTACATCGATGATGGACTACTTGAAGACACAAAAGACAAAAAACTTCGGGATGCATATTCAGAACGTGGATTCATCCACGTTCCTGCATCCGGTTCACACGGTGGAATCATCGCCGATGGTGGGGTTCGCCGAGACGCGACATTGTCCCTGTCTGCATTGCGGCAAACATGCCGAACTACAGACCCTGAAGAGCGCAAGAAGCTTCAACGTTATATCCTGGGCCTTGCACTTGTTGCCTTCACATACCCTACAACGGGATACCTACGCCAGGGCTGCAACCTGGTTCTAAATCCCGATCAAACTCGCGAGTTCAAGGAAGTCCATGGTAATGGTGAACGCAAGGATGCCCAGATCACACATGAACAAGCTTTGGAGTTCGCACAAGCAGCTGCGAAAGATTTTGGGATCGGTGAAAGCAAGACGGTTCCGTTTGATAAAAAACTCGCCAAGGCTGACCTCAAAAAGAAAGAGAAATAA
- the cas8g2 gene encoding type I-G CRISPR-associated protein Cas8g2 has product MTPEPTIRINVDVTNPGQFFACCGLLELADRLWNGAEGWFDESLLHFCIATEDSTANAEGLLQALINCELRNTMEPDKLERYEFLKTLTTKERSKSQAEERKQYDKLWRELPLVLDAPFHLTMDWFLDNRAGGSRFKTWAGQQSVINIALDMKKPVDAGKYADVPSEDWLQHTCGESVDFNFDSDSSVQSSPLDAGFSLDPLKMSGATRPLMQLFAFIGLQRFRSLADTKNNAYTYSPWTIPALPPAAACMASSGSQVPGQQKLTFPLLYRTKYLKSFLPAQLNGE; this is encoded by the coding sequence ATGACTCCTGAACCAACAATTCGAATCAATGTCGATGTCACCAACCCCGGTCAATTCTTCGCCTGCTGCGGTCTGCTTGAACTCGCAGACCGTCTGTGGAACGGAGCTGAAGGCTGGTTTGATGAATCGTTATTGCACTTTTGTATTGCTACGGAAGATTCCACGGCGAATGCGGAAGGACTTTTGCAAGCATTAATCAACTGCGAGCTTCGCAACACGATGGAACCAGATAAGCTTGAAAGATACGAATTTTTAAAAACATTGACTACGAAGGAGCGTTCCAAGAGTCAGGCAGAAGAGCGGAAGCAATACGACAAACTTTGGAGAGAATTGCCCTTAGTCTTGGATGCCCCATTTCACCTGACCATGGATTGGTTTCTCGACAATCGTGCAGGTGGCAGTCGCTTCAAGACTTGGGCAGGCCAACAGTCTGTCATCAATATCGCTCTCGACATGAAGAAGCCTGTTGACGCAGGAAAATACGCCGATGTCCCTAGCGAAGACTGGCTCCAGCATACTTGCGGCGAAAGTGTCGACTTTAACTTTGACTCAGATAGTAGTGTGCAGTCTTCACCACTCGATGCTGGGTTTTCACTTGATCCATTGAAAATGAGCGGCGCCACCAGACCGTTGATGCAACTGTTCGCATTCATCGGACTTCAGCGTTTTCGCTCGTTGGCCGACACGAAAAATAACGCCTACACCTACTCCCCCTGGACCATTCCAGCTTTGCCACCTGCGGCCGCTTGTATGGCGTCCTCGGGATCTCAGGTTCCCGGTCAGCAGAAGTTGACATTCCCCCTGCTTTATCGCACGAAGTATCTCAAATCTTTTCTTCCAGCCCAATTGAACGGAGAATAA
- the cas3g gene encoding type I-G CRISPR-associated helicase/endonuclease Cas3g, whose translation MPSSIDFRETFATLTDHPPFPWQERLYERFLQNDIPETCLLPTGLGKTSVIAIWLIALANNPDLPRRLVYVVNRRTVVDQTTVEVEKIRKNLLNHPQLLGIFNEMCSLKLADEDNNQVPLAISTLRGQFADNQEWSQDPARPAVICGTIDMIGSRLLFSGYRCSFKTKPMQAGFLGQNSLLAHDEAHLEPAFQKLLEKIRAEQVNSTDQQPLRVMALSATARASDTAAFELDSDDHKNPVVKQRITAEKELHLHPVDNEKKDLIDTLTTLALNYQKTGKAVLVYARNVETVEKVSQNIEKELRKLKLKNTERFVATLTGTMRGLERNRLTETDVFKRFRPDVEAKELKDETVYLVCTSAGEVGVNISADHLICDLTSYESMAQRLGRVNRFGACNGTEVHVVHPTEFATEEETASKPELKYDLSRHRTLQLLKELNGSASPAALDALDKAAKHSAFSPPPEVLYTSDILFDAWANTTVRDLPGRPPVEEYLHGITDWEPPRTEVAWREEVERITPEILQQNKLTADDLLADYPLKPHEILSDRSERIFDRLKKIHERIEKDFHKEKDHAGKEFPPIPVWITNKDDKTEITDLLKIIEGDKKRFSPRLVLLPPKITDGQLTIKVGGLDKNGLFDASSETANDIADLWQNEEQTAGYHRRRIMGSEKPAGMRLIRSFQTSSEFSDQGLADHSDTPDENEMCFWNWYVSPNRGDDDGSKATVIEPIPWPQHTEQVIEYATQIGDSLLSTAPEIRHALILAARFHDFGKRRTVWQRSIGNPSPSVPYEKSGKAKNWGQLIESTRYRHEFGSLLNLLHPSEEDRQEFVTAYSEFVEMNEEQRDIVLHLIAVHHGRGRPHFPIDEVFDPKYSQKLSDEIAKEVPRRFARLQRRFGRWGLAWLESLFRSADYAASARPAPVRETTDNEVTA comes from the coding sequence ATGCCATCATCAATCGATTTCCGCGAGACGTTTGCAACATTGACTGACCATCCCCCGTTTCCGTGGCAGGAACGTTTGTATGAACGTTTTCTCCAAAACGACATCCCTGAAACCTGCCTGTTGCCGACGGGTCTAGGTAAGACATCTGTCATTGCCATCTGGTTGATTGCCCTCGCAAACAATCCTGATTTGCCACGACGATTAGTTTACGTAGTGAATCGTCGGACGGTTGTCGATCAGACGACTGTTGAAGTGGAAAAGATTCGTAAAAACCTTTTGAACCACCCGCAACTTTTAGGCATCTTCAATGAAATGTGTTCACTGAAGCTTGCTGACGAAGACAACAATCAGGTTCCACTTGCCATCAGCACACTGCGAGGACAATTCGCCGACAATCAAGAATGGTCGCAAGATCCTGCCCGACCAGCAGTGATCTGTGGTACGATCGACATGATCGGGAGCCGCCTGCTCTTCAGCGGTTATCGCTGTAGTTTTAAGACAAAGCCAATGCAAGCTGGCTTTCTCGGTCAGAACTCATTGTTAGCGCATGACGAGGCGCATCTTGAGCCTGCGTTTCAAAAACTGCTTGAAAAGATTCGTGCTGAACAAGTGAATTCAACTGACCAGCAGCCATTACGAGTCATGGCACTCTCTGCAACGGCTCGTGCGAGTGACACTGCCGCCTTCGAACTCGACAGTGACGACCATAAAAACCCGGTCGTCAAACAACGAATCACAGCTGAGAAGGAGTTGCATCTGCATCCTGTCGACAATGAGAAGAAGGATCTGATCGACACTCTCACTACGCTGGCCCTGAATTACCAGAAGACGGGCAAAGCGGTCCTGGTTTATGCCCGCAACGTCGAAACCGTCGAGAAAGTTTCTCAAAACATTGAGAAAGAACTACGGAAATTAAAACTCAAGAACACCGAAAGATTCGTTGCGACTCTCACCGGAACGATGCGAGGGCTAGAACGAAACCGACTCACCGAGACCGATGTTTTCAAACGTTTTCGACCGGATGTAGAGGCTAAAGAACTCAAGGATGAGACGGTTTATCTTGTCTGCACGAGTGCCGGAGAGGTCGGTGTCAACATCTCGGCAGATCATCTTATTTGTGATCTTACCAGCTATGAGAGCATGGCACAGCGACTCGGTCGTGTGAACCGTTTTGGTGCATGCAATGGAACTGAAGTTCATGTGGTTCATCCAACTGAGTTTGCCACTGAAGAGGAAACTGCAAGCAAACCAGAACTCAAGTATGACCTCTCACGCCATCGAACGCTACAACTGCTGAAAGAGCTAAATGGAAGTGCCAGCCCTGCGGCATTGGATGCGTTGGACAAAGCTGCAAAGCATTCGGCCTTTTCACCACCACCGGAGGTGCTGTACACGTCGGACATTCTTTTCGACGCTTGGGCGAATACCACCGTTCGAGACCTGCCGGGGCGTCCACCGGTAGAAGAGTATTTGCATGGAATCACTGATTGGGAACCTCCACGAACCGAAGTTGCCTGGCGTGAAGAAGTTGAGAGAATCACGCCGGAAATCCTGCAACAGAATAAACTCACAGCAGATGACCTCCTCGCTGACTATCCACTTAAACCACACGAAATTCTCAGCGATCGAAGCGAACGCATCTTTGATCGCCTGAAGAAAATTCACGAGCGCATCGAGAAAGATTTCCACAAAGAAAAGGACCATGCAGGCAAGGAATTCCCACCCATACCAGTCTGGATAACGAACAAAGACGACAAAACTGAGATCACCGACCTACTCAAAATCATTGAGGGAGACAAAAAACGGTTCTCACCGAGATTGGTGCTCTTGCCACCAAAAATCACTGACGGCCAGCTCACCATTAAAGTCGGTGGCTTAGATAAAAATGGGCTGTTCGATGCGAGTTCCGAGACAGCTAATGATATTGCGGACTTATGGCAAAACGAAGAGCAGACAGCGGGATATCATCGACGTCGTATCATGGGAAGCGAAAAGCCAGCAGGCATGCGGCTGATTCGATCATTTCAAACGAGTTCTGAGTTCTCGGATCAGGGGTTAGCCGACCACTCCGATACCCCTGATGAAAACGAGATGTGTTTTTGGAACTGGTACGTGAGCCCCAATCGTGGTGACGACGACGGTTCCAAAGCGACAGTGATAGAGCCTATTCCCTGGCCGCAGCATACTGAACAAGTCATCGAGTACGCGACCCAGATTGGCGATTCGCTTCTCTCTACTGCTCCGGAAATTCGGCACGCTCTGATTCTCGCTGCTCGTTTTCACGATTTCGGAAAGCGACGAACAGTCTGGCAGCGCAGCATCGGAAACCCGAGCCCGTCTGTTCCTTATGAAAAGTCTGGTAAAGCGAAAAACTGGGGTCAGCTGATTGAGTCAACCCGTTATCGGCACGAATTCGGATCGCTGCTTAATCTGTTGCACCCCAGTGAAGAGGATCGGCAGGAGTTCGTGACTGCCTATTCCGAATTTGTAGAGATGAATGAAGAGCAACGCGACATCGTACTGCACTTGATCGCGGTTCATCATGGGCGCGGGCGTCCTCACTTTCCGATCGACGAAGTTTTCGACCCGAAGTATTCGCAAAAACTCTCCGACGAGATAGCGAAAGAAGTGCCGCGGCGTTTTGCCCGATTGCAACGCCGATTCGGTCGCTGGGGGTTAGCGTGGCTTGAGTCGTTATTCCGGTCGGCAGACTATGCAGCGAGTGCCCGTCCAGCACCAGTTCGAGAGACAACCGACAATGAGGTGACTGCATGA
- a CDS encoding neutral/alkaline non-lysosomal ceramidase N-terminal domain-containing protein, with the protein MLNHFIDLKFLKALFFVSVIVSNAAAAEKGVFRAGAAKVDITPALGVSLDGPISKNGVVSGVNDPLHARALVLDDGQIRLAIVVCDTCMISRDVVDAAKRQIVNNSGIAIERILIAGTHTHATPRLTHVGTAPLDDEYHSLVSNRIAEAVQTAEGNLAPASIGGGSFNRPDLIACRRFLCEPGSVEPNPFGETGERIKSVAGKSTAVIEPAGPVDPQFSVLSVRHTDGHPLAILGNFSVHYCGGYRRGIVSADYFGQYAQALETELDKESDHPPFIGIMSNGTSGNTGAIRSGGKKYKPYEWLTLAGRMLAQDTIAMLNKIDHRTDVDLEMQQRDLSLSVRRPDQARVDWAKDLLSNLDQPQPHRWSKVYAQEAIHLSKYPPTMPMMLQAIRIGDIGIAAAPCEVFAETGLKIKEQSPLKQTFTIELANGYGGYLPPAEQHALGGYETWPARSSFLEVEAEAKIRQGLLELLTHVAQDAKP; encoded by the coding sequence ATGCTGAATCATTTTATCGACTTGAAATTCCTGAAGGCACTTTTCTTTGTCTCTGTTATTGTCAGCAATGCTGCGGCTGCGGAGAAGGGAGTTTTTCGTGCTGGGGCAGCAAAGGTGGATATCACACCCGCACTCGGTGTTTCACTCGACGGCCCGATCAGCAAGAACGGTGTCGTTTCTGGAGTGAACGATCCATTACATGCGCGGGCACTGGTTCTCGATGACGGACAGATTCGATTGGCAATTGTTGTCTGTGATACATGCATGATCAGTCGTGATGTCGTCGACGCAGCCAAGCGACAAATCGTGAACAACTCAGGGATTGCAATCGAACGGATTCTGATTGCGGGCACACACACTCATGCAACTCCTCGATTGACCCATGTTGGCACCGCTCCTCTTGATGACGAATACCACTCACTCGTTTCGAATCGGATCGCCGAAGCTGTTCAAACAGCCGAGGGGAATTTAGCACCCGCCAGCATTGGGGGCGGCTCATTTAACCGTCCTGATCTGATTGCCTGCCGGCGATTCCTCTGTGAACCAGGGAGCGTTGAACCAAATCCATTTGGAGAAACTGGTGAAAGAATTAAATCTGTTGCAGGAAAAAGTACTGCGGTCATAGAACCAGCTGGACCTGTTGACCCTCAGTTTTCTGTTCTTTCAGTTCGACATACCGACGGACACCCCTTGGCTATCCTGGGAAACTTCAGTGTCCACTACTGCGGAGGCTACCGACGTGGCATCGTGAGCGCTGACTATTTTGGTCAGTATGCTCAAGCTCTTGAAACTGAGCTCGACAAGGAGTCTGACCATCCACCGTTTATCGGAATCATGTCGAATGGCACCAGCGGGAATACCGGAGCCATTCGCTCTGGTGGGAAAAAATACAAGCCTTATGAATGGCTGACTCTGGCAGGTCGGATGCTGGCGCAAGATACGATTGCCATGCTGAATAAGATCGACCACCGCACTGATGTTGATCTCGAGATGCAGCAGAGAGACCTCAGCTTGAGTGTTCGTCGCCCCGATCAGGCACGTGTCGACTGGGCCAAAGACCTATTGAGCAATCTCGATCAACCACAACCGCATCGCTGGTCGAAAGTGTATGCGCAGGAAGCAATCCACCTCAGTAAGTATCCACCGACGATGCCGATGATGCTGCAAGCCATTCGGATCGGAGACATTGGCATTGCCGCGGCTCCTTGTGAGGTATTTGCAGAGACCGGATTGAAGATCAAAGAACAGAGTCCCCTCAAACAGACTTTTACAATCGAACTGGCCAATGGATATGGTGGTTATTTGCCGCCAGCCGAACAGCACGCGCTTGGTGGATACGAAACATGGCCTGCCCGTTCCAGCTTTCTAGAAGTGGAAGCAGAAGCCAAAATCAGACAGGGTCTGCTGGAACTATTGACACACGTTGCTCAGGATGCAAAGCCTTAA
- a CDS encoding TM1812 family CRISPR-associated protein, protein MTKRHDDRAGQHILLTALGAQSRMTRYSLNGVSAEAELTPLALLQCLPELDRPNRVVALVTSGAKSSTWKTFSESVQSLVGIEAELVEIPDGRNAEEIRQIIERAAKAFGDDVHLTLDVTQGFRHFPFVLYALALYLTSLRGITLRGAYYGMLEGPDDPKPIVDLKPLLELPEWFHAVRVFRETGSVKSLAKTIQRTKEENSTSAAVDTIVASIEELSFAYESAIPLELAEASRAVSSELSGGFPESVSSTIPLSAQLSALLNDTCRTFRNDRSSLQTELTGKQTHWKSIILLDQDELKNEAKLIDLYLSRDQLPLALGLMREWVVSYLIFRSGASESWLDNSWGGARSSAERSLGALAAIQRDREGRRASGITLDDNQKAWAEFWNRLTELRNELHHHGMKKPVVVSRPPNMKKVLAFWNSLKAFDASAPDLPALGGSHGNLLLTALGTTPGVLFSALKNAPGVTRCIVICSEQSRLTIESAAGEAGFSGKIKPIQMADPHGGYPEEEKMSFEAESKRWLLESDSVLVNLTGGTTLMGMAVQNLADAARSLNRDCRRFVLVDRRPPDQQRSHPFEKGEVRWLDTPLEITDADD, encoded by the coding sequence ATGACGAAGCGTCATGATGATCGAGCGGGTCAACACATACTCCTGACTGCGTTGGGGGCACAGTCGCGCATGACGCGATATTCGTTGAATGGTGTATCAGCGGAAGCAGAGCTGACGCCCCTCGCACTGCTGCAATGTCTGCCGGAATTGGATCGACCGAATCGAGTGGTTGCCCTGGTCACTTCTGGCGCGAAAAGCTCGACCTGGAAGACATTCTCTGAGTCCGTTCAATCACTCGTGGGAATCGAGGCCGAGTTGGTCGAAATCCCTGATGGCCGAAATGCTGAGGAGATTCGGCAGATCATCGAACGGGCTGCCAAAGCGTTCGGCGATGACGTTCATCTAACATTGGATGTGACGCAAGGTTTTCGGCATTTCCCGTTCGTTCTTTATGCTCTTGCTCTGTATCTAACGTCACTACGCGGGATCACACTTCGTGGAGCCTACTACGGAATGCTCGAAGGGCCAGACGATCCGAAACCGATTGTCGACCTGAAACCGCTCCTGGAGCTTCCGGAATGGTTTCACGCCGTGCGAGTGTTTCGCGAAACCGGTTCAGTGAAATCCCTGGCAAAGACAATCCAGCGTACTAAAGAAGAAAACTCCACGTCAGCTGCTGTGGATACCATCGTCGCATCTATTGAGGAACTGTCCTTCGCCTATGAATCTGCGATTCCGTTGGAGTTAGCAGAGGCTTCGAGAGCCGTATCCTCAGAACTTTCTGGCGGCTTCCCCGAGTCCGTCTCCTCAACGATCCCTCTATCTGCTCAGTTGTCAGCGTTGTTGAATGACACTTGCCGAACCTTCCGCAATGATCGCTCGTCGTTGCAGACCGAACTAACAGGAAAACAGACTCATTGGAAGTCCATTATTCTGCTTGACCAAGACGAGCTGAAAAACGAGGCCAAGCTGATTGACTTGTATCTTTCCCGAGACCAGTTGCCATTGGCTCTTGGACTAATGCGGGAATGGGTCGTCTCGTATCTTATCTTCCGGAGTGGCGCAAGCGAATCGTGGTTAGACAACTCTTGGGGTGGTGCCCGCTCCAGTGCAGAAAGAAGCCTTGGGGCACTTGCGGCAATACAACGAGACAGAGAGGGCAGACGTGCCAGTGGGATTACGCTAGATGATAACCAGAAAGCATGGGCAGAGTTTTGGAATCGGCTTACGGAACTCCGGAACGAACTTCACCACCATGGAATGAAGAAGCCTGTTGTCGTATCCCGTCCACCAAACATGAAAAAAGTCTTGGCATTCTGGAACAGTCTGAAGGCGTTCGACGCTTCAGCACCCGACCTACCAGCATTGGGTGGCAGTCATGGTAACCTATTGCTTACAGCTCTTGGGACAACGCCAGGCGTCCTGTTTTCAGCCTTGAAAAACGCTCCTGGTGTCACTCGTTGTATCGTGATTTGTTCTGAGCAATCGCGATTGACGATTGAGTCAGCAGCAGGTGAAGCAGGCTTTTCTGGGAAAATCAAACCGATTCAGATGGCCGACCCACATGGTGGCTATCCCGAAGAAGAGAAGATGTCATTCGAGGCAGAATCGAAACGATGGCTGCTAGAATCAGATAGCGTGCTTGTGAACCTGACAGGCGGAACGACGCTGATGGGGATGGCGGTCCAAAACCTGGCAGATGCTGCGAGATCTTTGAATCGCGATTGCCGTCGCTTTGTCCTCGTGGACCGCAGACCTCCGGATCAACAGCGATCACATCCATTTGAAAAAGGAGAGGTTCGATGGCTGGATACCCCTTTGGAGATTACTGATGCAGACGATTAG